A single window of Thalassomonas viridans DNA harbors:
- a CDS encoding PKD domain-containing protein, translated as MNSYSKIMLAVSLGLTSGLSAAAEPVSYFNNPAALAGINKSSDKNLLQKAGPEQQARALATRLNNTLDANGHSKLTLIAESAGEKQQFLKFQQNYQGFEVWNQQLVMVLNKQGKVSQSYGSLLKGIEKDLPQLPAVSAENNQLQLSRFIEQYYSDEARVFRNKSADVVIYLDKTNTAKLAYKFSFFTDVVNNDSRPEKVLAFVDVAGGELLDKFDVLHRATIEGGSGPSGNQKNVKADYQESGYASYPPSTFVVRKENNGNSDTCYFVTNNADSQDLYNVETRDYQGAVNPVNSPFSYDCTDSNRNDHKTINTAKSPLNDAHHHGQITSLMFQAYLNQKPFINQPVIQNVHYGQNMDQAFYENGEIYYGDGDYLFYPMVALDVVAHEIAHGFTAEYGTGWEKQMITGQARAINEAFSDMTGAAAEFYLYGQNDWQSNFESYQPDGQALRYMDDPTRDGKSIEHVYDYETSTEAHYGAGVFNKAFHRLATMQFDAEQGETSPWNTRFAFIAFANANKNCWLGNSSYEHAADCVMQQASTMANLMSNEDITKANKTYWTATELKNHIRKAFALVGIELKVNSGLESDFGHNMKFLDYNFINNSRYNGGSTNSGYSWLWNFGHDNQTSEQKNPAHSFPAAGVYNVSLTATRLSSGESDTFTMPVSVADDYCAASGGSFDRYYVGSVTINGTTQASGPNGYSDYTANPVSIQDGNSFNVTITAGNVESTNNVSKDFNMWVDKNDDGLFHKTDELVINASDTTSVTRSISVSGNVGDVFRARVAVSFDILKTACGQFSLGEAEDYNLEISDNPNPPTITVQPQQNIANQVTFDNSTNDARIKSWDWDFGDGSLTSHDQSPVHKYRKSGSYDVTLKAYDSNNQQIAGWAQNISFTTTTTPLFTPVINNRQITVTTDQSLMPEGSTVLWGFGDSTTTALEQWTHTYAADGTYKVRLTITNDDNPNGKFIEKNIVIGNQEYAPVFDYSFTENADGSYNVTFNNTSGVPDDLYRPNSSWSKPTLTWVFGDGKSDSFSYANFNDNTSHTYSNGGNYSVRLDIRYRYGYGKYKTVSATLDINLAPKAPVEYCQANGVTDYEYINKVTFGGSSFTTGNSQSSEVHNPDQPITLAVGQDIAFTIEAGYPTADKYAENYHVWIDLNGDGQFGDGDWVNDKSELLIEEFDQTSGLNGSGSVSGTFRLPSEKIQNGTTRTRMRILQYYASSRTGSINPCSDYTNSVTSGSGEIEDYLVEIIKN; from the coding sequence CTAGCTGTATCTCTTGGTTTAACCAGCGGCCTGTCAGCGGCGGCTGAACCCGTATCCTATTTTAACAATCCCGCCGCCCTGGCCGGGATTAACAAATCGTCCGACAAAAATCTTTTACAAAAAGCCGGCCCCGAGCAACAGGCCAGAGCATTAGCCACACGGCTTAACAACACCCTGGACGCCAACGGCCACAGCAAGCTCACCCTGATAGCGGAATCAGCCGGAGAAAAGCAGCAATTTTTAAAATTTCAGCAAAACTACCAGGGGTTTGAAGTCTGGAACCAGCAGCTGGTCATGGTGCTGAATAAACAGGGCAAAGTCAGCCAAAGTTACGGTTCGCTGCTTAAAGGCATCGAAAAAGATCTGCCGCAGCTGCCCGCCGTCTCGGCAGAAAACAACCAGCTTCAGCTAAGCCGTTTTATCGAACAATACTACAGCGACGAAGCCCGGGTATTCAGGAACAAGTCCGCCGACGTGGTGATTTACCTGGATAAAACCAATACCGCCAAACTGGCCTATAAATTCAGCTTCTTCACCGATGTGGTCAATAACGACAGCCGCCCGGAAAAAGTACTGGCGTTTGTGGATGTCGCCGGCGGCGAACTGCTGGATAAATTTGATGTCCTGCACCGGGCCACCATAGAAGGCGGCAGCGGCCCTTCCGGCAACCAGAAAAATGTCAAAGCCGACTATCAGGAATCCGGTTACGCCAGCTATCCCCCGAGCACTTTTGTGGTCCGCAAGGAAAATAACGGTAATTCAGACACCTGTTATTTCGTCACCAACAATGCCGACAGCCAGGACCTCTACAATGTCGAGACCCGGGATTACCAGGGGGCCGTCAACCCGGTCAACAGCCCCTTCAGCTACGACTGTACCGACTCTAACCGCAATGACCATAAAACCATCAACACCGCCAAGTCGCCGCTTAACGATGCCCATCACCACGGCCAGATCACCAGTTTGATGTTCCAGGCTTACCTGAACCAAAAACCTTTTATCAACCAGCCGGTGATCCAAAATGTCCACTACGGCCAGAACATGGATCAGGCCTTTTATGAAAACGGCGAGATTTATTACGGCGACGGCGACTACCTCTTCTACCCTATGGTGGCCCTGGACGTGGTCGCCCATGAAATCGCCCACGGTTTTACCGCCGAATACGGCACCGGCTGGGAAAAGCAAATGATCACCGGCCAGGCCCGCGCCATTAACGAAGCCTTCTCCGACATGACCGGCGCCGCGGCAGAGTTTTATCTGTACGGACAAAACGACTGGCAGAGTAATTTCGAGTCCTACCAGCCGGACGGCCAGGCATTGCGCTATATGGACGATCCCACCCGGGACGGCAAATCCATAGAGCATGTTTACGATTATGAAACCTCCACCGAAGCCCACTACGGCGCCGGTGTCTTCAACAAGGCTTTCCACCGCCTGGCGACCATGCAGTTTGACGCCGAGCAGGGGGAAACCAGTCCCTGGAATACCAGATTTGCCTTTATCGCTTTTGCCAATGCCAACAAAAACTGCTGGCTCGGCAACTCCAGCTATGAACACGCCGCAGACTGCGTGATGCAACAGGCCTCCACCATGGCCAACCTGATGAGCAACGAAGACATCACCAAGGCAAATAAAACCTACTGGACCGCAACCGAGCTGAAAAACCATATCCGTAAAGCCTTTGCCCTGGTGGGCATAGAGTTAAAGGTCAACAGCGGCCTGGAAAGTGATTTTGGCCACAACATGAAGTTCCTCGACTATAACTTCATCAACAACTCCCGCTATAACGGCGGCAGCACCAACTCCGGCTATTCCTGGTTGTGGAATTTCGGCCATGACAACCAGACTTCAGAGCAGAAAAACCCTGCCCACAGCTTCCCGGCAGCCGGTGTTTATAATGTCAGCCTAACCGCCACCCGCTTATCCTCGGGTGAAAGCGACACCTTCACCATGCCCGTTAGCGTGGCCGACGACTACTGCGCGGCGTCAGGCGGCAGTTTCGACCGCTATTATGTCGGCTCCGTCACCATCAACGGCACCACCCAGGCAAGCGGCCCCAACGGCTATTCCGACTATACCGCCAATCCGGTCAGCATCCAGGACGGCAACAGTTTTAATGTCACCATCACCGCCGGCAATGTCGAGTCCACCAATAACGTCTCCAAAGACTTCAATATGTGGGTGGACAAAAACGACGACGGCCTGTTCCACAAAACCGACGAGTTGGTGATCAACGCCTCAGACACCACCAGCGTTACCCGCAGCATTTCCGTCTCCGGCAATGTCGGCGATGTTTTCCGCGCCCGGGTGGCGGTGTCTTTCGATATTCTAAAAACCGCCTGCGGCCAGTTCTCCCTGGGAGAAGCGGAAGACTACAACCTGGAGATATCGGACAATCCCAACCCGCCGACGATTACGGTACAGCCGCAGCAAAATATCGCCAACCAGGTTACCTTCGACAACAGCACCAACGATGCCCGCATCAAGAGCTGGGACTGGGATTTCGGTGACGGTTCACTCACCAGCCACGATCAGTCGCCGGTACACAAATACAGGAAATCCGGTAGCTATGACGTCACCCTTAAGGCCTACGACAGCAATAACCAGCAAATTGCCGGCTGGGCGCAAAACATCAGCTTTACCACCACCACTACGCCGTTGTTTACGCCGGTTATCAACAACAGGCAAATCACGGTTACCACCGACCAGAGTCTGATGCCGGAAGGCTCCACCGTGCTGTGGGGTTTTGGCGACTCAACCACCACGGCATTAGAGCAATGGACCCATACCTATGCCGCCGACGGCACCTACAAGGTACGTTTGACTATCACCAATGACGATAACCCAAATGGCAAGTTTATCGAAAAAAACATAGTGATAGGCAACCAGGAATACGCCCCGGTCTTTGACTACAGCTTTACGGAAAATGCCGACGGCAGCTATAACGTCACCTTTAATAATACCAGCGGCGTACCGGACGACCTATACCGCCCCAACAGCTCCTGGAGCAAACCGACACTGACCTGGGTATTTGGCGACGGCAAAAGCGATAGCTTCAGCTATGCCAACTTCAATGATAACACCAGCCATACCTACAGCAACGGCGGCAACTACAGCGTCAGGCTGGACATCAGGTACAGGTACGGCTACGGCAAGTACAAAACGGTAAGCGCCACTTTGGATATCAACCTGGCGCCGAAAGCTCCGGTAGAATATTGTCAGGCAAACGGTGTTACCGACTACGAGTACATCAACAAGGTCACCTTTGGCGGTAGCAGCTTTACCACAGGCAACAGCCAAAGCTCAGAGGTACATAACCCGGATCAGCCCATTACCCTGGCCGTAGGCCAGGACATTGCCTTCACCATAGAGGCAGGTTATCCGACGGCAGACAAATACGCAGAAAATTACCACGTCTGGATCGACCTTAACGGCGACGGCCAGTTCGGCGACGGAGACTGGGTCAACGACAAGAGCGAGTTGTTAATCGAGGAATTCGATCAAACCTCCGGCCTTAACGGCAGCGGCTCTGTCAGCGGCACTTTCCGTCTGCCAAGTGAAAAAATCCAAAACGGTACTACCCGTACCCGCATGCGGATATTGCAGTACTACGCTTCGAGCAGGACAGGCTCTATCAATCCTTGCTCGGATTACACCAACTCAGTTACCAGTGGTAGCGGGGAAATAGAAGACTACCTAGTCGAAATAATAAAAAACTAA